The following are encoded together in the Populus trichocarpa isolate Nisqually-1 chromosome 5, P.trichocarpa_v4.1, whole genome shotgun sequence genome:
- the LOC18098677 gene encoding heavy metal-associated isoprenylated plant protein 36, producing the protein MATGTEAKEGGSGENKEPPLKYKTLVLKVSVHCEECKRKVKKILNNIDGVYTTDVDLRQQKATVIGNVDADTLIKKLIKKTGKHAELWPEKADNNQKDKKKGKGKKKEKEKGKEKESDQESSDEEGSDGGNEKEVKGKTEGCQTGTSLGGGQSPVTDKKVDGQSEVGAGGSAGGGKKKKKKKKKKKAHTAGNNNPVDEAEHSVRAPAGTGSPTLGNVHVQIAHPTNHSPQRQHVYDYPATTYYAPTVYAVSSNVACPSTFYGASYYSPPYSYACMHPPSDLDTYPPQPSGSFEIFSDENPNACSIM; encoded by the exons ATGGCAACAGGGACAGAAGCTAAAGAAGGAGGATCAGGAGAAAACAAAGAGCCACCTCTCAAGTACAAG ACATTGGTCTTGAAGGTCTCAGTTCACTGTGAAGAGTGCAAGAGGAAGGTCAAAAAGATCTTGAATAATATAGATG GCGTGTACACCACAGATGTTGATTTAAGGCAACAAAAGGCCACGGTAATAGGGAATGTTGATGCAGATACTTTAATCAAGAAACTTATAAAAAAGACAGGGAAGCATGCAGAGTTGTGGCCTGAAAAAGCTGATAACAATcagaaagataaaaagaaaggaaaaggaaagaagaaagagaaagagaaagggaaagagaaagaaagtgaCCAAGAAAGCAGCGATGAAGAAGGCAGTGACGGtggaaatgagaaagaagttaaagGCAAGACTGAAGGTTGTCAAACTGGTACCTCACTGGGAGGTGGCCAGTCACCGGTGACTGACAAGAAAGTTGATGGTCAGAGTGAGGTTGGAGCCGGGGGTAGTGCTGGTGGtggtaagaagaagaagaagaagaagaagaaaaagaaggcgCATACAGCAGGGAACAACAACCCTGTTGATGAGGCTGAACATTCTGTTCGTGCGCCAGCAGGCACTGGATCGCCAACTCTTGGGAATGTTCATGTCCAAATCGCACACCCTACCAATCACAGCCCTCAACGTCAGCATGTGTATGACTACCCAGCAACAACTTACTATGCACCCACGGTGTACGCTGTGAGCAGCAATGTCGCATGCCCTAGCACTTTTTATGGTGCCTCATACTATTCCCCACCGTATTCCTACGCGTGTATGCATCCGCCGTCCGATTTGGATACATATCCGCCACAGCCGTCCGGTTCATTCGAGATTTTTAGCGACGAAAACCCTAATGCATGCTCAATTATGTGA